In the Bacteroidales bacterium genome, one interval contains:
- a CDS encoding HAD-IIB family hydrolase translates to MNLKSVIIDLDGTLLNDKRKVGDNDFKTLQNLGKQNVERIIATGRSLFSTNEVLASDFPIDYLIFAAGAGIMNYKTKKIIKSHFITKNDVITIAKRLDKLKIDFQVRANIPNSHKYFFKRFSETNPDFDRINLIYKSYIKELNDFKKLENSARFICIAQDNKIVKQIENEFKEFSIIRATSPIDNRSVWMEIYPKGVNKGTAVKFLVNKLNLDLSDTIAVGNDYNDIHFLDCSGISFVVNNAPGNLKEKYNITVSNNDNPLTTIINSFK, encoded by the coding sequence ATGAATTTGAAATCAGTAATTATTGACCTTGACGGAACTTTATTAAACGATAAACGAAAAGTAGGAGATAATGATTTTAAAACTTTACAAAATCTCGGGAAACAAAATGTTGAAAGAATTATAGCAACCGGACGTTCATTATTCAGCACAAATGAAGTTTTAGCATCTGATTTTCCGATTGATTATTTAATTTTTGCGGCAGGTGCAGGAATTATGAATTATAAAACAAAAAAAATTATAAAATCTCACTTTATAACTAAAAATGATGTAATAACTATTGCAAAACGATTAGATAAGCTAAAAATAGATTTTCAAGTGCGAGCAAATATCCCGAACAGTCATAAATATTTTTTTAAAAGATTTTCTGAAACAAATCCGGATTTTGACAGAATAAATTTAATTTATAAATCATATATTAAAGAATTAAATGATTTTAAAAAGTTGGAAAATTCCGCAAGATTTATTTGCATAGCTCAGGATAATAAAATTGTAAAACAAATTGAAAATGAGTTTAAAGAATTCAGTATTATTCGAGCAACTTCTCCGATTGATAACCGTTCTGTTTGGATGGAAATATATCCGAAAGGGGTAAATAAGGGAACAGCGGTTAAGTTTCTTGTAAATAAACTTAATTTAGATTTATCTGATACAATAGCTGTCGGTAATGATTATAACGACATCCATTTTTTAGATTGCTCAGGAATTAGTTTTGTGGTAAATAATGCACCCGGTAATTTAAAAGAAAAGTATAACATAACGGTAAGTAATAATGATAATCCTTTAACAACAATAATAAATTCTTTTAAATAA
- the coaE gene encoding dephospho-CoA kinase (Dephospho-CoA kinase (CoaE) performs the final step in coenzyme A biosynthesis.) — MKIIGLTGGIGSGKSIVCKVFEKLGIPVYNSDIEAKKLMNSTPEIKNKLISKFGKEVYLQNKLNRKFLANIIFNDEKKLKFINSLVHPIVKNHFNKWVSLQNSSYVINENAILFESNMYKNVDIIITVTAPEKIRIKRVKQRDNTNFEEVKARIKNQISDKARIKKSNFIIRNDDKELILPQILNIHKKITSE; from the coding sequence ATGAAAATTATCGGTTTAACCGGAGGAATAGGAAGCGGAAAATCAATTGTTTGTAAAGTATTTGAAAAACTCGGAATTCCTGTTTACAATTCAGATATTGAAGCAAAAAAATTGATGAATTCAACCCCTGAAATTAAAAATAAACTTATTTCAAAATTCGGGAAAGAAGTGTATCTGCAAAATAAATTAAACCGAAAATTTCTTGCAAACATAATTTTTAATGATGAGAAAAAACTGAAATTCATAAATTCACTTGTACATCCTATTGTCAAAAATCATTTTAATAAATGGGTTTCTTTACAAAACAGTTCTTATGTTATCAATGAAAATGCAATATTATTTGAAAGTAATATGTATAAAAACGTTGATATAATAATAACTGTTACTGCACCTGAAAAAATAAGAATTAAACGAGTTAAGCAAAGAGATAACACAAATTTTGAAGAGGTAAAAGCAAGAATAAAAAATCAAATTTCAGATAAAGCAAGAATAAAAAAATCAAATTTTATTATCAGAAACGATGATAAAGAACTCATATTACCGCAAATTTTAAACATACATAAAAAAATAACGAGTGAATAA
- a CDS encoding thioredoxin family protein: MVLNTNLEHVTTGADYNKIISENENVMICCGRMGPMCVPVYAVMEELREEYQNIKFCDMLFDNPEAHVIRNLPECAGFMGLPFTVYYKNGKVVKATSSIQTREQITEILKSEF, translated from the coding sequence ATGGTTTTGAACACAAACTTAGAACATGTAACAACGGGAGCAGATTATAATAAGATTATTTCCGAAAATGAAAATGTAATGATATGCTGCGGCAGAATGGGACCTATGTGTGTGCCTGTTTATGCTGTAATGGAAGAATTAAGAGAAGAATACCAAAATATTAAGTTTTGTGATATGCTTTTTGATAATCCGGAAGCACATGTTATAAGAAATTTACCTGAGTGTGCAGGTTTTATGGGATTGCCTTTTACTGTTTATTATAAAAACGGTAAAGTTGTAAAAGCTACAAGCAGTATTCAAACAAGAGAGCAAATTACAGAAATTTTAAAATCAGAATTTTAA
- a CDS encoding nucleoside kinase: MKIICKNTNITKEYDFGTSLHEIIEDQKITNSHPFLGALVDNEAKELSYRIFKPHTVEFINITHREGMRMNFRSLYFVLMKAVKSIYPDIDVMIEHSVSKGYFCQLVGKDMTGQAEQVNEIKNKMTEIIDANIPFVRNEILNSEAIEIFEKNNYPEKARLFKQSPSLYTCVYSLEDMIDYFYGFLVPSTGYLKVFDLIQLYDGMLLKVPDRKKPDKLEPFVKQDMMFDILEEHKSWVEILNTANVGRLNEQIIEGNDSELIKISEALHEKKIAEIADEIKNKGNIKLILVAGPSSSGKTTFSKRLAVQLKVSGLKPIQISLDNYFVNRDQTPLDENGDYDFESLDALDTKTFNKNINDLKAGKTIDLPKFSFETGERYFDGTTLSADEDTIFIAEGIHALNPKLTENIDDDVKYKIYISALTQIGIDGHNRIPTTDNRLIRRIIRDHKYRGYSVYDTLSRWESVRRGEEKNIFPFQEEADIMFNSALLYELAVLKKYAEPLLKDINQSKPEHAEAKRLLKFFSYFKDINIEDEIPPTSILREFLGKSTFHY, encoded by the coding sequence ATGAAAATTATTTGCAAGAATACAAATATTACGAAAGAATACGATTTCGGTACGAGTTTACATGAAATTATTGAAGACCAGAAAATAACAAACAGCCATCCTTTCTTGGGTGCATTAGTAGATAATGAAGCAAAAGAACTTTCTTATCGAATTTTCAAACCTCATACTGTTGAATTTATTAATATTACACATCGTGAAGGTATGAGAATGAATTTTCGTTCATTATACTTTGTTTTAATGAAAGCCGTAAAATCAATATATCCTGATATTGATGTTATGATTGAACACTCTGTTTCAAAAGGCTATTTCTGTCAACTTGTAGGAAAAGATATGACGGGGCAAGCAGAACAAGTTAATGAGATTAAGAATAAAATGACGGAAATTATTGATGCAAACATACCTTTTGTAAGAAATGAAATCTTGAATTCAGAAGCAATTGAAATCTTTGAAAAAAATAATTATCCCGAAAAAGCACGCCTGTTTAAACAAAGCCCTTCATTATATACTTGTGTGTACTCGTTAGAAGATATGATAGATTATTTCTACGGATTTCTTGTTCCGTCAACAGGATATCTAAAAGTTTTTGATTTAATTCAATTATACGACGGAATGCTTTTAAAAGTACCTGACAGAAAAAAACCTGACAAACTTGAACCATTCGTAAAACAAGATATGATGTTCGACATTCTTGAAGAACACAAAAGTTGGGTTGAAATTTTAAATACTGCGAATGTAGGCAGGTTAAATGAGCAAATTATTGAAGGTAACGACAGCGAATTAATAAAAATATCAGAAGCATTACATGAGAAAAAAATTGCTGAAATTGCAGACGAAATAAAAAACAAAGGAAATATAAAATTAATTTTAGTTGCAGGACCCTCATCTTCCGGAAAAACAACTTTCTCAAAACGACTTGCTGTTCAACTTAAAGTTTCAGGATTGAAACCTATTCAAATATCATTAGACAACTATTTTGTAAACAGAGACCAAACACCCTTAGATGAAAACGGAGACTACGATTTTGAATCTTTAGATGCACTGGACACTAAAACTTTCAACAAAAATATTAATGATTTAAAAGCCGGTAAAACAATTGATTTACCTAAGTTCAGTTTTGAAACAGGAGAACGATATTTTGACGGAACAACACTTTCGGCAGACGAAGACACTATTTTTATTGCAGAAGGAATTCACGCTTTAAATCCGAAGTTAACTGAAAATATTGATGACGATGTAAAATATAAAATATATATATCCGCACTTACTCAAATTGGTATTGACGGGCACAACAGAATCCCGACAACAGACAACCGGTTGATTAGAAGAATAATAAGAGACCACAAATACAGAGGGTACAGTGTCTATGATACGTTAAGTCGTTGGGAAAGTGTAAGAAGAGGAGAAGAAAAAAACATTTTTCCGTTTCAGGAAGAAGCAGATATAATGTTCAATTCTGCCTTACTTTATGAACTTGCAGTTTTAAAAAAATATGCAGAACCGCTTCTGAAAGACATCAACCAAAGCAAACCCGAACATGCAGAAGCTAAAAGATTATTAAAGTTCTTTTCCTACTTTAAGGACATTAACATAGAAGATGAAATTCCGCCCACATCTATTTTAAGAGAATTTCTCGGCAAAAGCACTTTCCATTATTAA
- a CDS encoding DUF5606 domain-containing protein — protein sequence MDLSKILSISGKPGLYKHIAQSKTGIVVESVSDGKRGSAFASDQISSLSDISIFTTDEDIKLEDVLKKIYDKEEGKKAISPKSSSAEIKTYFEEVLPEYDKDRVYVSDIKKVLKWYNLLSENNILEFKEEKEEKKDDKVKDDEKTSEKDKEKKED from the coding sequence ATGGATTTAAGTAAGATTTTATCAATTTCAGGAAAACCCGGGTTATATAAACATATTGCCCAATCCAAAACAGGTATCGTTGTAGAATCAGTTTCCGACGGAAAAAGAGGCAGTGCATTTGCATCCGACCAAATAAGCTCTTTAAGCGACATTTCAATTTTCACAACCGATGAAGACATTAAACTTGAAGATGTTCTCAAGAAAATTTATGATAAAGAAGAAGGTAAAAAAGCAATAAGCCCGAAATCAAGCTCCGCTGAAATCAAAACTTACTTTGAAGAAGTACTGCCTGAATATGACAAAGACAGAGTATATGTGTCTGATATTAAAAAAGTTTTAAAATGGTATAATTTATTGTCCGAAAATAATATTCTTGAATTTAAGGAAGAAAAAGAAGAGAAGAAAGATGACAAAGTAAAAGATGACGAGAAGACTTCCGAAAAAGACAAAGAAAAGAAAGAAGATTAA
- a CDS encoding 4Fe-4S dicluster domain-containing protein, whose amino-acid sequence MEAALFHINIFLINGIVGLFLTVIMLYFSIIFMNENEKRASLITLALSLITIALFSFTSFYLNNEIIAYSFVFLIFILGIILVIPVKVKSKVIKNPVKFKFDERDVMFSRAALKPGSENFKEYYKNNSEKKILDDKFRAKAGLLSKKSLKYNEFKFASANANFEAVEVFVGNIEEVAKENVSKKEINAHEISNYIKNWIKQIGAVSIGITELKDYHLYSHKGRGKEYGKEITDKHPFAVAFTVEMDKTMIDKAPKAETVVESSQQYYRSAAIANQLTLFIRQFGYSAKPHFDGNYDLICPTVARDAGLGELGRMGILMSHEIGPRVRIAVVTTDLPLIADKINPKPSMTEFCKICKKCAVNCPVKAISFDNPKEEFGTERWTINQESCFTYWNVIGTDCGKCIQVCPYSHPNNFMHNLIRKGIDNSRLFAQAALKADDLFYGKNPKSK is encoded by the coding sequence ATGGAAGCAGCTTTATTTCACATAAATATATTTCTCATAAACGGAATTGTCGGGTTATTTCTTACCGTAATAATGCTGTATTTTTCAATTATTTTCATGAACGAAAACGAAAAAAGAGCTTCATTAATAACCCTGGCTCTTAGTTTAATAACAATTGCACTATTCTCATTTACATCTTTTTACCTTAATAACGAAATCATTGCTTACAGTTTTGTCTTTTTAATTTTTATTCTCGGTATTATTTTAGTTATTCCTGTAAAAGTTAAGAGTAAAGTAATTAAAAACCCTGTTAAATTTAAATTTGATGAACGTGATGTAATGTTTTCGAGAGCAGCTCTTAAACCCGGCTCAGAAAATTTTAAAGAATACTATAAGAATAATTCCGAAAAGAAAATACTCGATGATAAATTCAGAGCAAAGGCAGGATTATTAAGTAAAAAAAGTTTAAAATATAATGAATTTAAATTTGCAAGTGCAAATGCTAATTTTGAAGCTGTTGAAGTTTTTGTCGGTAATATTGAAGAAGTTGCGAAAGAAAATGTTTCTAAAAAAGAAATTAATGCTCATGAAATCAGTAATTACATTAAGAACTGGATAAAACAAATAGGTGCAGTAAGTATAGGAATTACCGAATTAAAAGATTATCATTTATACAGCCATAAAGGAAGAGGAAAAGAATACGGCAAAGAAATAACGGACAAACACCCTTTTGCCGTTGCTTTTACGGTTGAAATGGACAAAACAATGATTGATAAAGCCCCGAAAGCAGAAACCGTAGTAGAATCTTCTCAACAATATTATCGCTCTGCTGCAATTGCAAATCAGTTAACTTTGTTTATAAGGCAATTCGGATATTCAGCAAAGCCCCATTTCGACGGCAATTATGATTTAATTTGTCCTACGGTTGCTCGTGATGCAGGGTTAGGAGAATTAGGCAGAATGGGAATTTTAATGTCACACGAAATAGGACCGAGAGTAAGAATTGCTGTTGTCACTACAGATTTGCCTCTTATCGCAGACAAAATAAATCCTAAACCGAGTATGACCGAATTTTGCAAGATTTGTAAAAAATGTGCCGTAAATTGTCCTGTAAAAGCTATATCTTTTGATAATCCGAAAGAAGAATTCGGAACGGAAAGATGGACAATTAACCAAGAATCATGTTTTACATATTGGAATGTTATAGGTACGGATTGCGGAAAATGTATTCAGGTTTGCCCCTATTCGCATCCGAATAATTTTATGCATAATTTAATCAGAAAAGGTATTGATAATTCAAGATTATTTGCACAAGCAGCACTAAAAGCCGATGATTTATTTTACGGAAAAAATCCGAAAAGCAAATAA
- the glmM gene encoding phosphoglucosamine mutase: MTLIKSVSGIRGTIGGKPGNNLTPIDIVKFTSAYIHLMQKRLSKNKLKIIVGRDARLSGQQVLNIVIGTLTGMGADVVNIGLATTPTTEIAVTEEHADGGIILTASHNPKQWNALKLLNENGEFISAGEGKELLKYADNKFDEITYAEINKIGKTSEKDYLQRHIDLITENKFVDIEAIKKADFKVAIDAVNSVGGIALPELLKQLGVTNTIELYCEPTGNFPHNPEPLPENLTEISKVIKEQKADVGFVVDPDVDRLAIINEDGTMFGEEYTLVAVADYILSIQKGNTVSNLSSTRALKDVTEKYGGKYSTSAVGEVNVVEEMKKVNAVIGGEGNGGVIFPPLHYGRDSLIGIALFLTHLAKSGKTCSELRATYPEYHISKNKVELTPDTDVDDILSKIKNKYEQENEVKITTIDGVKLDFKEGWVHLRKSNTEPIIRIYAESKTQKQAEEFAKMIMNEII, from the coding sequence ATGACATTAATTAAATCCGTTTCAGGAATAAGAGGAACAATAGGCGGAAAACCCGGAAATAACTTAACTCCGATTGATATAGTAAAGTTCACTTCTGCATATATTCATTTAATGCAAAAGCGTTTGTCAAAGAATAAATTGAAAATTATTGTAGGAAGAGATGCAAGATTATCAGGGCAACAAGTTTTAAATATTGTTATCGGAACTTTAACCGGAATGGGTGCAGATGTGGTAAATATAGGTTTAGCAACCACGCCGACAACCGAAATTGCTGTTACGGAGGAACATGCTGACGGAGGAATAATATTAACAGCAAGTCATAATCCGAAACAATGGAATGCGTTAAAACTTTTAAATGAAAATGGTGAATTTATATCTGCCGGTGAAGGAAAAGAACTTTTGAAATATGCTGATAATAAGTTTGATGAAATAACTTATGCCGAAATAAATAAGATAGGAAAAACTTCCGAAAAAGATTATTTACAAAGACATATTGATTTAATTACGGAAAATAAATTTGTTGATATTGAAGCAATTAAGAAAGCTGATTTTAAAGTAGCAATTGATGCCGTAAATTCTGTCGGCGGAATTGCATTGCCGGAATTATTGAAGCAATTAGGTGTAACAAATACAATTGAATTATACTGTGAGCCAACCGGTAATTTTCCGCACAACCCTGAACCTTTGCCTGAAAATTTAACTGAAATTTCAAAAGTTATTAAAGAACAAAAGGCTGATGTCGGTTTTGTGGTTGATCCTGATGTTGATCGATTGGCAATTATTAATGAAGACGGCACAATGTTCGGTGAAGAATATACGCTTGTTGCCGTTGCTGATTATATTCTTTCAATACAAAAAGGAAATACGGTATCAAATTTATCCTCCACAAGAGCTTTAAAAGATGTTACGGAAAAATACGGAGGAAAATATTCAACATCTGCAGTAGGAGAAGTTAATGTGGTTGAAGAAATGAAAAAAGTTAATGCTGTTATCGGAGGAGAAGGAAACGGCGGTGTTATTTTTCCTCCTTTACATTACGGAAGAGATTCCCTTATCGGAATAGCATTGTTTCTTACACATTTGGCAAAATCCGGTAAAACTTGCTCTGAATTACGTGCAACATATCCTGAGTATCATATTTCAAAAAATAAAGTTGAATTAACTCCTGATACAGACGTTGATGACATACTTTCTAAAATAAAAAATAAATATGAGCAAGAAAATGAAGTTAAAATTACGACAATTGACGGTGTGAAGCTTGATTTTAAAGAAGGCTGGGTTCATTTAAGAAAATCAAATACAGAACCTATTATCAGAATTTATGCCGAAAGCAAAACCCAAAAACAAGCAGAAGAATTTGCAAAAATGATAATGAACGAAATAATATAA
- the trxB gene encoding thioredoxin-disulfide reductase, whose amino-acid sequence MEQQNKYDIIVIGGGPAGLTAGLYASRAKVKVLILNEGIAGGQMSLTHEVANYPGIEKISGYMMSRNMQKQAESFGCIVKSNIKVTNIDLKGIIKKVTVNKKETYESKAVIIATGGKSKEIGVEGEKEFAGRGISYCATCDGDFFQDKEIIVVGGGNSALEEAISLTQYASKVTIIHQFNYFQAYKHAIEAAQNHEKISFILESTITGFYGSQSLEKVKIKSSNTGIETEMKIDGVFIFIGYVPQTKPFKNIIKLNERGEILADENLETNIKGVFAAGDCREKIYRQITTAVSDGTIAALNAIEYIQS is encoded by the coding sequence ATGGAACAACAAAATAAATATGATATTATTGTTATCGGCGGAGGACCGGCAGGTTTGACTGCAGGATTATACGCTTCAAGAGCAAAAGTAAAGGTTTTAATTTTAAATGAAGGTATTGCAGGAGGTCAAATGTCATTGACACACGAAGTTGCAAATTATCCGGGAATAGAAAAAATAAGCGGATACATGATGTCGAGAAATATGCAAAAGCAAGCTGAATCTTTTGGTTGCATTGTGAAATCAAATATTAAAGTTACAAATATTGATTTAAAAGGAATCATAAAAAAAGTTACGGTAAACAAGAAAGAGACTTATGAGTCAAAAGCTGTAATTATTGCAACAGGCGGGAAATCAAAAGAAATAGGAGTTGAAGGGGAGAAAGAATTTGCAGGACGAGGTATTTCTTATTGTGCAACTTGCGACGGTGATTTTTTTCAGGATAAAGAAATTATTGTTGTTGGCGGCGGTAATTCTGCATTAGAGGAAGCAATTTCTTTAACTCAATATGCAAGTAAAGTTACGATTATTCATCAATTTAATTATTTTCAGGCATATAAACATGCGATTGAAGCTGCTCAAAATCATGAAAAAATAAGTTTTATTTTAGAATCAACTATAACCGGTTTCTACGGTTCACAATCTTTAGAAAAGGTAAAAATTAAGAGCTCTAATACAGGAATTGAAACAGAAATGAAAATTGACGGTGTATTTATTTTTATAGGTTATGTACCTCAAACCAAACCTTTTAAAAATATCATAAAGTTAAATGAAAGAGGCGAAATATTAGCTGATGAGAATTTAGAAACAAATATAAAAGGGGTCTTTGCAGCCGGAGATTGCAGAGAGAAAATATACAGACAAATTACTACTGCTGTTTCCGACGGAACAATTGCAGCATTAAATGCAATTGAGTATATTCAAAGCTAA